In Desulfuribacillus stibiiarsenatis, a genomic segment contains:
- a CDS encoding response regulator, whose translation MNKAILLVEDNPDEELLMLRALKKNNIKNKIVIARDGSEALRIIAQDEQFQVIMLDLNLPVVSGMEVLKTIRENNDLYSTPVVILSSSREESDMTNSYRLGANSYVTKPVDYEEFIDTVNNLGRYWLSVNQLPAYN comes from the coding sequence ATGAACAAGGCGATCTTATTAGTAGAAGATAATCCAGATGAAGAGCTATTAATGTTACGAGCTCTAAAGAAAAACAATATAAAAAACAAAATTGTAATTGCTAGAGACGGTAGTGAAGCATTACGAATTATAGCACAGGATGAGCAATTCCAAGTGATTATGTTAGATTTAAACTTACCTGTCGTGAGTGGCATGGAAGTACTTAAAACGATTAGAGAAAATAATGATTTATATAGTACACCAGTCGTTATATTGTCCTCTTCTCGTGAAGAAAGCGATATGACCAATAGTTATCGTTTAGGGGCTAATAGTTATGTTACTAAACCAGTAGATTATGAAGAGTTTATCGATACGGTGAATAACTTAGGTCGCTACTGGTTGTCGGTCAATCAACTGCCGGCCTATAACTAG
- a CDS encoding HD domain-containing phosphohydrolase, with protein sequence MDQELNVLFIEDSENDVLLLKRAMENGGFKIRMKQIQTKEELLFSLMGHDWDVIISDYSMPNFDAFSALRTLQEVGLDIPFIVVSGTILEELAVEIMKAGAHDYIMKDNTIRLIPAVRREIQEANVRRLKRIVEENLRDNERKFRTLAENSLDYILRINSDGVIIYANQKVLTRCANGSSFNRGMKYDEIEIFHDLEVIRKAMNHVFNKHGPARIETQTNIAEWIDWQLVPEFDVDNHIRSVMVVGRDITERKIMEEELKYLSTHDPLTGLHNRIYLEHQLKRLNHEMYLPIGFLICDVDGLKIINDSFGHDVGDKLLQEVGQIIKKGVPLDAISTRIGGDEFAILLPNTSREGLLECMEDIRTQQDLYNQNNPQLPISISIGYAINTGENNLLDTYREADNFMYREKLHEKRSTRSGIVQLLIKALEVRDFETEKHTERMEELVVLMAKHVNLPESQIVDLRLFARFHDIGKVGIPDEILFKTGKLTETEWEKMKQHSEIGFRIAMSAPELKHIANFILKHHEWWNGKGYPLGIKGEGIPIECRMLAIADAFDAMTSNRPYRDGMAVEAAVQELQRYAGTQFDPALVEVFISSMQSSSIQPSTCQSSTIQQS encoded by the coding sequence ATGGATCAAGAATTGAATGTTTTGTTTATAGAAGACTCAGAAAACGATGTATTATTACTGAAACGAGCCATGGAAAATGGCGGCTTCAAAATCCGAATGAAACAAATCCAGACCAAGGAAGAACTTTTGTTTAGTTTGATGGGGCATGACTGGGATGTGATTATTAGCGACTATTCAATGCCTAACTTCGATGCCTTTTCCGCCTTACGAACTCTACAAGAAGTAGGTTTAGATATACCGTTTATCGTAGTCTCTGGAACAATTTTAGAGGAATTAGCAGTTGAGATTATGAAAGCCGGCGCCCACGATTACATTATGAAAGATAATACGATTCGATTAATACCTGCCGTTCGCCGTGAGATTCAAGAAGCAAATGTGAGACGATTAAAACGAATTGTTGAAGAAAATTTACGGGACAACGAACGTAAATTTCGGACTTTAGCGGAAAACTCATTAGATTACATCTTAAGAATCAATTCTGACGGGGTTATCATTTATGCCAATCAAAAGGTGCTGACAAGGTGTGCTAATGGCTCATCATTTAACCGAGGTATGAAATACGATGAAATAGAAATCTTCCATGATTTAGAAGTGATTCGTAAGGCGATGAATCACGTCTTTAATAAACATGGCCCCGCACGCATAGAAACACAGACCAATATAGCAGAGTGGATTGATTGGCAGCTGGTACCAGAGTTTGATGTCGATAATCACATTCGATCTGTCATGGTAGTCGGAAGGGATATTACAGAGCGGAAAATCATGGAAGAAGAATTGAAATATTTAAGTACACACGACCCATTAACGGGATTGCATAATAGAATCTACTTAGAGCATCAGTTGAAACGTTTAAACCATGAAATGTATTTGCCAATTGGATTTTTGATTTGTGATGTCGATGGTTTGAAAATTATTAATGATTCGTTTGGTCATGATGTAGGTGATAAGCTTTTGCAAGAGGTAGGGCAAATCATCAAAAAGGGGGTGCCACTGGATGCGATTAGTACTCGGATTGGTGGTGACGAATTTGCGATCTTACTCCCCAATACCTCCCGAGAGGGATTGCTTGAATGTATGGAAGACATAAGAACGCAACAAGATTTATACAATCAGAATAATCCGCAGTTACCGATTAGCATTTCTATAGGCTATGCAATTAACACTGGCGAGAACAACTTATTAGATACATATCGTGAAGCAGACAACTTTATGTATCGTGAAAAGCTACATGAAAAGAGAAGCACCCGTAGTGGAATCGTTCAACTGCTGATAAAAGCACTAGAGGTACGGGATTTTGAGACAGAGAAGCATACGGAACGTATGGAAGAGTTAGTTGTGCTGATGGCAAAACATGTAAATCTACCGGAATCACAAATTGTTGATTTACGCTTATTTGCACGATTTCACGATATTGGTAAAGTAGGTATCCCAGATGAAATTCTGTTTAAGACAGGCAAATTAACGGAAACAGAATGGGAGAAAATGAAGCAACATAGTGAAATTGGGTTTAGAATTGCAATGTCTGCCCCTGAGCTTAAACACATTGCTAACTTTATTCTGAAGCATCACGAATGGTGGAATGGGAAGGGATATCCGCTAGGTATTAAAGGAGAAGGAATACCGATAGAGTGCAGGATGTTAGCGATTGCCGATGCTTTTGATGCGATGACGAGTAATCGCCCGTATCGAGATGGGATGGCTGTAGAAGCAGCCGTTCAAGAGCTACAAAGATATGCAGGAACGCAATTTGATCCAGCATTAGTGGAAGTATTTATTTCGAGTATGCAATCATCCAGTATACAACCATCGACATGCCAATCGTCCACTATACAACAATCTTGA
- a CDS encoding sensor histidine kinase, translating into MKRRYDSLSKYTAPMDLREKLIGLGEVSIQKSYYPELQKRIHELEQAHQEIQQLNTDLEARVNQRTMQLEMANKELEAFSYSVSHDLKAPLRTINGFSKALLEDYAESLNEEAQDYLLRIRKASLHMGNLIDSLLVLSRSARSDLSMVRVNLSQIICELIEKSKTENRHRKIQCEIEQNVIVRGDESLLRIAMTNLIENAIKYSPPENTYIQFGTTDDTSRKAYFIKDCGIGFNMQYYDRLFTPFQRLHNDTDIPGVGIGLATVRRIIARHGGEIWAESKIGDGSTFFFSTSECI; encoded by the coding sequence ATGAAAAGGCGCTATGATTCATTATCGAAATATACGGCCCCGATGGACCTAAGAGAAAAATTAATAGGGCTGGGAGAAGTGTCAATTCAGAAAAGCTATTATCCAGAACTGCAAAAACGAATCCATGAGCTAGAGCAAGCACATCAAGAAATACAGCAATTAAATACTGATTTAGAAGCGAGAGTTAATCAAAGAACGATGCAACTAGAAATGGCTAACAAAGAATTAGAAGCCTTTAGTTATTCTGTATCGCACGATTTAAAAGCTCCACTACGTACAATCAATGGATTTAGTAAAGCCCTTTTAGAAGATTACGCAGAGTCCTTAAATGAAGAAGCGCAAGATTATTTGCTTAGAATTCGTAAAGCTAGCCTTCATATGGGTAACTTAATTGACTCTTTACTAGTATTATCTCGCTCTGCAAGAAGTGATCTTTCAATGGTACGTGTAAATTTGTCGCAGATTATATGTGAACTGATTGAAAAAAGTAAGACAGAAAATCGACATCGGAAAATCCAATGTGAAATAGAACAGAATGTAATAGTTCGTGGTGATGAGAGCCTGCTCCGGATTGCGATGACAAATTTAATAGAAAATGCTATCAAATACTCTCCACCAGAAAATACTTACATACAATTCGGTACTACAGATGATACAAGTAGGAAGGCATATTTCATTAAGGATTGCGGAATTGGATTTAACATGCAGTACTATGATCGTCTATTCACTCCGTTCCAGCGCCTTCATAATGATACAGATATTCCTGGAGTTGGAATTGGTCTCGCAACGGTAAGACGGATTATTGCGCGTCATGGGGGCGAAATCTGGGCAGAAAGTAAAATTGGAGACGGAAGTACGTTCTTTTTTAGCACATCAGAATGTATTTAA
- the polX gene encoding DNA polymerase/3'-5' exonuclease PolX produces MDNYTIAWYLKEMAVLKELKGESDFKILAYRNAANTVESIRESIKDMSTTRRKQIPGIGEKIANIITEYIDTGTIQEYEQLLQETPPDFLKMLKIHGVGPKSIRLLHKKLGITTLDQLEAAARARKIRLIDGIGAKFEFKVITGIERLKNPPKEFNLGSVLPLAKSLEEIFQKQELVVQVSMAGEIRRRLDVIERIDLVISSEDPEQLMDEILKSPMIRTVIAKESEYCDVLLEYSLPVPIRFIFCAPNRFFYTLHERTGSLEYLNFAHTLANDKGIDLETEWESEEQIFNSIDMPFIPPEIREFTFIEEFKKGDFPKLVELSDIKGDLHMHSIYSDGVHTIEEMAQQARELGYEYIAITDHSQSLKIAKGLTVERWKKQQQEIQRLNKTWKDFYIFSGTEMDILPNRTLDFDDDFLHDVDLVVASIHTGFQQDRKQQTEKFITALESPYVDILAHPTGRLIAKRPGYDLDIDVVFAKAKETNTCLEINSSPDRLDLNAEHARKAVKEYGLVICINTDSHDKQSMLDMELGVSVARRAGLEAKDILNTRTRDEISQYIKRNHR; encoded by the coding sequence ATGGATAATTACACGATTGCATGGTATTTGAAAGAAATGGCAGTGTTGAAAGAATTAAAAGGCGAGAGTGACTTCAAGATCCTTGCATATCGAAATGCTGCCAATACTGTGGAAAGTATTCGTGAATCAATTAAGGATATGTCAACTACCAGACGCAAACAAATTCCAGGTATTGGAGAAAAAATTGCTAATATCATTACGGAATATATCGATACAGGTACAATTCAAGAATACGAGCAGCTATTACAAGAAACACCACCAGATTTTTTGAAAATGCTTAAAATACATGGAGTAGGACCGAAATCCATTCGACTTCTACATAAAAAGTTAGGAATCACAACGTTGGATCAGTTAGAAGCTGCCGCGCGAGCAAGAAAGATTCGACTAATTGACGGAATTGGTGCAAAGTTTGAATTCAAGGTTATTACTGGCATAGAAAGGCTAAAAAATCCGCCGAAAGAATTTAATCTAGGGTCTGTTTTGCCATTAGCAAAATCATTGGAAGAAATATTTCAAAAGCAAGAACTAGTGGTACAGGTATCTATGGCGGGTGAAATTCGACGTAGGTTAGATGTGATTGAGCGAATTGATTTAGTAATTAGTAGTGAAGATCCAGAGCAGTTGATGGACGAGATCCTGAAGTCACCAATGATTCGAACAGTGATTGCCAAGGAGTCTGAATACTGTGACGTGCTTTTAGAATATAGTTTGCCAGTTCCTATACGTTTTATCTTTTGTGCTCCCAATCGGTTCTTTTATACTTTGCATGAACGGACGGGATCTCTAGAGTATTTGAATTTTGCACACACATTAGCTAATGACAAGGGTATTGACTTAGAGACAGAATGGGAATCGGAAGAACAGATATTTAATAGTATAGATATGCCTTTCATACCGCCGGAAATACGTGAATTTACATTTATTGAAGAGTTCAAGAAAGGGGATTTTCCTAAATTAGTGGAACTATCCGATATCAAAGGTGACCTTCATATGCATTCTATCTATAGTGATGGTGTGCACACCATAGAGGAGATGGCACAACAAGCACGTGAACTGGGATATGAATATATAGCGATTACTGACCATTCGCAATCGTTGAAAATAGCAAAAGGTCTAACGGTAGAGCGTTGGAAGAAACAACAACAAGAAATACAAAGGCTAAATAAGACGTGGAAGGATTTTTATATTTTTTCAGGTACAGAAATGGATATTTTACCAAACAGAACATTGGATTTTGATGACGATTTCCTGCATGATGTGGATCTTGTCGTTGCTTCGATTCATACGGGATTTCAACAAGATCGAAAACAACAAACGGAGAAGTTCATTACTGCTTTAGAATCTCCATACGTAGATATATTAGCTCACCCAACAGGGCGCTTAATCGCAAAAAGGCCTGGCTATGACCTAGATATTGATGTTGTTTTTGCAAAAGCAAAAGAAACAAATACATGCCTGGAAATCAACTCTAGTCCAGATCGCTTGGATCTAAATGCTGAACATGCTAGAAAAGCAGTAAAAGAATACGGTCTGGTAATATGTATCAATACAGATTCCCATGATAAGCAATCCATGTTGGATATGGAATTGGGAGTATCTGTGGCAAGAAGAGCAGGATTAGAGGCAAAGGATATTCTCAATACAAGAACAAGAGATGAAATTTCACAATATATAAAACGTAATCACAGGTAA
- a CDS encoding CvpA family protein, with protein MSVLDGIILLLIVVSLIRGYSRGFVLQFISLISVIASFIIAYKYHPEVAAIIAPYFQLKEIDELLALPIPINLSINNTIASAAAFALLFFAIRIALLLVGRTLDMFTKLPLINSVNRILGLLLSFAETMIILIIIINIASFLPIVTIQNGLAQSQIGQYLLTDFGFVRDKIIRVLQDSIA; from the coding sequence ATGAGTGTTTTAGATGGGATTATTCTCTTATTAATAGTAGTTAGCCTTATCCGTGGCTATAGTAGGGGATTTGTACTTCAGTTTATCAGCTTAATTAGCGTGATTGCGTCATTTATTATTGCATATAAATACCACCCGGAAGTGGCAGCAATCATAGCGCCTTACTTTCAACTGAAAGAGATTGATGAATTATTAGCACTACCCATTCCTATTAATCTTTCGATTAATAATACGATAGCAAGTGCAGCAGCGTTTGCTTTATTGTTTTTTGCAATTCGGATTGCATTGTTGCTTGTCGGTAGGACACTGGACATGTTTACAAAACTACCGTTAATTAATAGCGTCAACCGAATTTTAGGTCTGTTACTAAGCTTTGCAGAAACTATGATTATACTGATCATAATCATCAATATAGCATCGTTTCTACCGATAGTAACGATACAAAACGGATTGGCTCAGTCGCAAATCGGACAGTATCTTTTAACAGATTTTGGATTTGTTCGTGACAAAATTATCCGTGTATTACAAGACTCAATAGCATAA
- a CDS encoding U32 family peptidase gives MKKIELLAPAGSLDILRTAVHAGADAIYVGGPAFSARAGAKNFTLEELKEGIDYAHFFQRKVFVAVNTIIKDSEMKELVTYAEQLAAIGPDAVILQDLGAANIFKTYIPDLSIHASTQLTTTNQYGVQALRNLGFKRVVLARELTLEEIAEIHQIHPDIEIESFIHGAQCFCYSGQCLMSSVIGGRSGNRGTCAQPCRLPYELEQMQGTLISPKDLNGIELVTSAIQSGIHTLKIEGRLKNREYVFYTVKAYRNMIDSVWNHIQSDNRDMIVASEVADVSRMAQTFNRDFSTGFLEKNLGRDWISLSRHNNKGLSIGHVEKVDPRGHSVWVRLQAPLLVGDGIYIEHPKQRTNETHHKHSKEIDNRYSKKSSGKESNHEEEEGFGFSVTEILINNKKRENAQAGEVVQLPVKHKVQVGSHVYKSFDKTLSREIDELDHPTEIGISFHLIGKVGEHAVLQYCDNDGNQGEIRTDFVVPIAQKHPISYEVVEKQLNRLGNTVFTLKAITLDIDENAMIPASILNDLRRMAVDECTSLRKGKGSFQFHNDLGIDTQEQKSLQENYKRHPMLIAKIADVNVVDYLPEEYSSIFFAGDWSSLEKIIAKKANRSIYAVIPSMVKQQSLEAIEQLVRKAVEQGVDGFVVQQIGQRELVLQVNQKADIIFDSGLHAFNQQSYSVLDVLAPKGIALSLELNQYQLKKFQYKGLIYIHSRYRLMISEHSLISENITEDKIGKSLKRNYFLKDRKGFQMPVKENRFGQIEIYNAQITSLLSEFEELLNNRHQGIIVDISHDLQNLDTLQDTLAVYAEAYKEYVETKKIKTEYRLSAPYQGELTKGHWQRGVK, from the coding sequence ATGAAAAAGATAGAATTATTAGCTCCCGCCGGTTCCTTGGATATCCTGCGTACTGCAGTACATGCAGGTGCTGACGCGATATATGTTGGCGGGCCAGCATTTAGTGCGCGGGCAGGGGCCAAAAACTTTACCTTGGAGGAGCTTAAAGAAGGTATTGATTATGCTCACTTCTTTCAAAGAAAAGTATTTGTAGCTGTAAATACGATTATTAAAGATAGTGAGATGAAAGAGCTCGTTACATATGCTGAACAATTAGCAGCAATAGGTCCAGATGCTGTGATTCTTCAAGATCTTGGGGCTGCGAACATATTTAAGACATATATCCCTGACTTGTCAATTCACGCTAGTACACAGCTTACGACAACGAATCAATATGGTGTACAAGCATTGAGAAATTTAGGGTTTAAAAGAGTTGTGTTAGCTCGTGAGTTAACGTTAGAAGAAATTGCAGAAATCCATCAAATACATCCAGATATAGAGATTGAGTCCTTTATCCATGGCGCTCAATGCTTCTGCTACTCGGGCCAGTGTTTAATGAGCAGTGTGATTGGGGGAAGGAGCGGCAATCGTGGTACATGCGCTCAGCCTTGCCGTTTGCCCTATGAATTAGAACAAATGCAAGGAACGTTAATTAGCCCTAAAGACTTGAATGGCATAGAATTAGTTACCTCCGCCATTCAGAGTGGTATTCATACTTTGAAAATCGAAGGTCGGTTGAAGAATCGGGAATATGTCTTTTACACAGTGAAAGCCTATCGGAATATGATCGATTCTGTATGGAATCACATCCAATCTGATAATCGTGATATGATTGTCGCAAGTGAAGTTGCTGATGTTTCACGTATGGCCCAGACTTTTAATCGTGACTTCTCTACGGGATTTCTCGAGAAAAATTTAGGAAGAGATTGGATAAGTCTATCGAGACATAACAACAAAGGCTTGTCGATTGGACATGTGGAAAAGGTCGATCCGCGAGGACACTCTGTTTGGGTACGTTTACAAGCACCACTTCTTGTTGGGGATGGGATATATATCGAACATCCTAAACAAAGAACAAACGAAACCCATCACAAGCATAGCAAAGAAATAGATAATCGATATAGCAAAAAAAGTTCCGGAAAAGAAAGTAATCATGAAGAGGAAGAAGGGTTTGGATTTTCGGTTACGGAAATCCTTATAAATAATAAAAAAAGAGAAAACGCACAAGCAGGGGAAGTTGTTCAACTTCCTGTGAAACATAAAGTGCAGGTTGGAAGTCATGTATATAAGAGCTTTGATAAGACTCTTTCCCGGGAAATAGATGAACTTGATCATCCGACAGAAATAGGAATTTCATTTCACTTAATCGGTAAAGTTGGAGAGCATGCTGTATTACAGTACTGCGATAATGATGGGAATCAAGGGGAAATTCGAACGGACTTTGTGGTTCCGATTGCTCAGAAACATCCAATTTCTTATGAGGTAGTAGAAAAACAGTTGAATCGCCTTGGCAATACAGTATTTACGCTCAAAGCAATCACGTTAGATATTGATGAGAATGCAATGATTCCTGCTAGTATACTCAATGACCTTCGAAGAATGGCTGTCGATGAGTGTACATCTCTAAGAAAAGGAAAGGGTAGTTTTCAATTTCATAATGACTTAGGAATAGACACTCAGGAACAAAAAAGTTTACAGGAAAATTATAAGAGACATCCAATGTTGATTGCAAAAATCGCGGACGTCAATGTTGTGGACTATTTGCCTGAAGAATACTCTTCCATATTCTTTGCAGGAGATTGGAGCTCTTTAGAGAAAATCATTGCTAAGAAAGCCAACCGTTCAATCTATGCTGTAATACCTAGTATGGTAAAGCAACAAAGCCTAGAAGCAATCGAGCAACTCGTTCGTAAAGCCGTTGAACAAGGTGTGGATGGCTTTGTTGTGCAACAAATTGGGCAGAGAGAACTAGTTTTGCAAGTGAACCAGAAGGCGGACATTATATTTGATAGTGGATTACATGCATTTAACCAACAAAGTTATTCTGTGCTCGATGTTTTGGCACCCAAGGGGATTGCTTTATCGTTAGAACTGAATCAATACCAATTGAAGAAGTTCCAATACAAAGGACTTATTTATATTCATTCCCGCTATCGTTTAATGATTAGTGAACATTCTTTGATTTCAGAGAATATTACCGAAGATAAAATTGGAAAATCACTGAAAAGGAATTACTTCTTGAAGGATCGAAAGGGATTCCAAATGCCAGTAAAGGAAAATCGATTTGGCCAAATTGAGATTTACAATGCTCAGATTACAAGCTTACTTTCAGAATTTGAAGAACTGCTAAACAACCGACACCAGGGGATTATTGTTGACATTAGTCATGACTTACAAAATTTAGACACTTTGCAAGATACATTGGCTGTATATGCAGAAGCTTATAAGGAATATGTGGAAACGAAAAAGATAAAGACCGAATATAGATTATCGGCCCCTTACCAAGGCGAGCTAACGAAAGGGCATTGGCAACGAGGAGTTAAATAG
- the zapA gene encoding cell division protein ZapA, with the protein MSDKNKITIEIFGQHYTLKGSASSNHMRLVAGYVDDKMNQLAEANPRLDAKKVAVLTAVNITDEYFKLKEEYEELLRIIEKQ; encoded by the coding sequence TTGTCTGATAAGAATAAAATTACCATCGAGATATTTGGTCAGCACTATACTTTGAAAGGATCTGCTTCATCGAACCATATGCGTCTTGTAGCAGGATATGTTGACGATAAAATGAACCAGTTAGCAGAAGCAAACCCTCGATTAGATGCGAAAAAGGTTGCCGTATTAACAGCAGTCAATATCACGGACGAATACTTTAAACTTAAGGAAGAATACGAAGAATTATTAAGAATCATCGAGAAACAATAG
- the ercA gene encoding alcohol dehydrogenase-like regulatory protein ErcA translates to MRFEYGLDLRKFVAPEFIFGVGARRLAGQYAKNFGASRVLVVTDEGVLQTGIVDDIIDSLNKFGIQYSVFSNVSINPKAHEVMEGASTYKNESCHAIIAIGGGSPMDCAKGIGIVASNQRHILDFEGVDNVQTPIPPLVCIPTTSGSSADVSQFAIITDTDNLVKIAIVSKTVVPDVALIDPETLLTMSPHLTACTCIDALCHAIEAYVSNASSPVTDLHALEAIRYLSQSIPLVMKDPNDIEVRAKTMYGSLQAGMAFSNAILGAVHAMAHSLGGYLNLPHGECNAILLQHVIDYNFDAVPERYADIAHAMGINISNMEMDEIKDKLIACIANLRLVIGLNRNLAELGVNQETIKFLAQNALSDPCMQTNPKQASLTDIEGIYEKAL, encoded by the coding sequence ATGAGGTTTGAATATGGACTGGACTTAAGAAAGTTTGTTGCACCAGAATTTATTTTTGGAGTTGGTGCTCGTCGTTTAGCAGGTCAATATGCGAAAAATTTTGGAGCTAGCAGAGTTTTAGTCGTTACTGATGAGGGAGTACTGCAAACAGGTATAGTCGATGACATTATTGATAGTCTTAATAAATTTGGGATTCAATATTCAGTTTTCTCAAATGTCTCAATTAACCCTAAAGCGCATGAAGTTATGGAAGGTGCTAGTACATATAAGAATGAATCTTGTCATGCGATTATCGCGATTGGCGGTGGGAGTCCGATGGACTGTGCAAAGGGCATTGGAATCGTTGCTTCGAATCAACGGCATATCTTAGATTTTGAAGGTGTAGATAATGTGCAGACTCCCATTCCACCATTAGTATGTATTCCCACAACCTCAGGTTCATCTGCGGACGTATCTCAGTTCGCAATCATTACGGATACAGATAATCTCGTGAAAATAGCAATCGTAAGTAAAACAGTAGTACCAGATGTAGCATTAATTGATCCAGAAACTTTATTAACGATGTCGCCGCATTTAACGGCTTGTACATGTATAGATGCTCTATGCCACGCGATTGAAGCCTATGTGTCGAATGCTAGCTCTCCTGTCACGGATTTACATGCATTAGAGGCAATTCGCTATCTTTCACAAAGTATCCCACTTGTGATGAAAGATCCGAATGATATCGAAGTTAGAGCAAAGACAATGTATGGAAGCCTACAGGCTGGGATGGCTTTCTCAAATGCAATTCTAGGTGCCGTTCACGCTATGGCTCACAGTTTAGGGGGATACCTCAACCTTCCCCATGGAGAATGCAATGCCATTCTCTTACAGCATGTGATAGATTATAATTTTGACGCCGTCCCTGAACGTTATGCTGACATTGCTCACGCGATGGGAATCAATATTTCGAATATGGAAATGGATGAGATAAAAGACAAACTCATTGCTTGTATTGCTAACTTACGACTCGTCATAGGATTAAATAGGAATTTGGCGGAGTTAGGTGTAAATCAAGAGACAATAAAGTTTCTAGCTCAAAATGCATTATCGGATCCATGTATGCAGACTAATCCTAAGCAAGCAAGTCTTACTGATATCGAGGGAATCTATGAAAAGGCGCTATGA